The Microbacterium maritypicum genome contains a region encoding:
- a CDS encoding D-alanyl-D-alanine carboxypeptidase family protein produces MTASDPADEATGVVGDDGPANASPSGPVDAAAAGSVLTAEQTSTPALAAEPVVAQDPLVPDPVVPPEPVVSPEPATPALTKPPFVPREPVAAETSDDALALLDGASPRWADDTTTATALTWVDTATAAAGTDAATLDEMSEAEPTDGLLRGARLRPAIARPGILAPLATLVGIVAVYAGTTLLWPLHEVPPTVQSVDFATTPAAAATVTWPTEGAGAVGIAGMGTAASVPDAVSIASITKVVSSLMVLDRMPLALGEQGPEFSFTRADSVKYWDYRRSDQSALDVPIGGVLTEYQLLQGTLMGSANNYIDRLATEIWGSDREFARAAEVWLRERGLTGITVVTPSGFDERNVATPEALIALGERAMQNPVFAEIVGTRSVDLPGAGTVVNTNGMLDDPGVVGIKTGTLVGWNLLTAKDVVIGDTTVHLYAAALNQAGNDQRLALTRSLFTEAEAALEAQAPAVAKNTVVGQVTTPWGEKVDVITESDADVVLWNAATATATADFALGDEREQDDAVGTLTTAGPLNTITTPLVLAEDVEGPSPWWRLTHPLELLGITTDRS; encoded by the coding sequence GTGACCGCTTCAGATCCCGCCGACGAGGCGACGGGCGTCGTCGGCGACGACGGCCCGGCGAACGCCTCCCCCTCCGGACCTGTCGATGCTGCGGCAGCCGGTTCGGTGCTGACGGCCGAGCAGACGTCGACACCCGCGCTCGCCGCGGAGCCGGTGGTCGCGCAGGATCCCCTCGTACCGGATCCCGTCGTGCCGCCGGAGCCGGTGGTGTCGCCGGAACCGGCGACCCCCGCCCTGACCAAGCCGCCTTTCGTTCCTCGCGAGCCCGTCGCCGCAGAGACCTCTGACGACGCCCTCGCCCTGCTGGACGGCGCGTCACCCCGGTGGGCGGATGACACCACCACCGCCACAGCTCTGACATGGGTGGACACCGCGACGGCCGCCGCCGGCACCGATGCCGCGACTCTCGACGAGATGTCGGAAGCCGAACCGACCGACGGCCTGCTGCGGGGGGCGCGTCTTCGTCCGGCCATCGCCCGCCCCGGAATCCTGGCGCCTCTGGCCACGCTCGTCGGCATCGTCGCCGTGTACGCCGGCACCACGCTGCTGTGGCCGTTGCACGAGGTGCCGCCCACGGTGCAGTCGGTCGATTTTGCGACGACGCCCGCCGCCGCTGCCACGGTCACCTGGCCGACCGAGGGCGCCGGCGCCGTGGGGATCGCCGGCATGGGCACCGCGGCATCGGTCCCCGATGCGGTGAGCATCGCGAGCATCACCAAGGTGGTGAGCAGCCTGATGGTGCTCGACCGGATGCCGCTCGCGCTCGGCGAGCAGGGCCCCGAGTTCTCGTTCACCCGCGCCGACAGCGTGAAGTATTGGGACTACCGCCGCAGCGACCAGTCCGCCCTCGATGTGCCGATCGGCGGCGTTCTGACGGAGTATCAGCTGCTGCAGGGCACGCTCATGGGCTCGGCGAACAACTACATCGACCGCCTGGCAACCGAGATCTGGGGTTCCGATCGCGAGTTCGCCCGTGCCGCAGAGGTCTGGCTGCGAGAACGCGGGCTCACCGGCATCACCGTGGTGACGCCGTCGGGCTTCGACGAACGCAACGTCGCCACTCCCGAGGCCCTGATCGCCCTCGGTGAGCGCGCCATGCAGAACCCGGTGTTCGCAGAGATCGTGGGGACCAGGTCGGTCGATCTTCCGGGTGCCGGCACCGTCGTGAACACGAACGGAATGCTCGACGACCCCGGTGTCGTGGGCATCAAGACCGGCACGCTCGTGGGCTGGAACCTGCTCACCGCGAAGGATGTGGTCATCGGCGACACGACCGTGCATCTCTACGCCGCGGCCCTGAACCAGGCCGGCAACGACCAGCGACTCGCCCTCACCCGCTCCCTGTTCACCGAGGCGGAAGCCGCGCTGGAAGCTCAGGCCCCGGCCGTCGCGAAGAACACGGTCGTCGGTCAGGTCACGACCCCCTGGGGCGAGAAGGTCGACGTCATCACCGAATCCGACGCCGACGTGGTGCTCTGGAACGCAGCGACCGCCACGGCCACGGCGGACTTCGCCCTCGGCGACGAGCGTGAGCAGGACGACGCGGTGGGGACGCTCACCACAGCCGGCCCCCTCAACACCATCACGACGCCTCTGGTGCTGGCCGAAGACGTCGAGGGCCCGAGCCCGTGGTGGCGTCTGACCCACCCGCTGGAACTGCTCGGCATCACGACCGACCGCTCCTGA